DNA from Gramella sp. MAR_2010_147:
AGCTCATTATTATTCATTCCATTTTTTAGAAGATATCTACCAGGTCTAACCCTGTTTGAATATCCTTTCTTTTGTGCAACCAGAGAAAAGGATTCTACATCTTTTAATAATGGTTGTAATGAATCTAACACAGATTGAAATGTTGCACCTGTTGGGATATAAACAATTTCTTCTTTTGAATCAAATTCTGTATTCGAAGAAAAAACGCTGTTATAAACGTAATAACCAAAAATTCCAAACGCAATTAAGCCAAGAATTACGATCGCGATAAGTATTTTTCTAATGTACATTGCTAATTAATTGATAAAGCCATTCATCTTTAAACTCACCATTAAAGAGAGTCCAGTCTTTTTTCAAGCCAACTTTCCTAAACCCGTTATTTTCAAAAACTCTCTGGCTATCTCCGTTATTGGCGGTAACGTTGGCATAGACCTGGTGCAAGCCTAAGTGAGTAAAACAATAATCGCAAAGCAAAGACAAACTTTCTGAACCAAAACCTTTTTTGCGATCTTTTTTATTAGCTATTAAAATTCCTATCGCAGCACGTTTATCCCGAGGTTCAAGGTCAAAAACATCAATTAACCCAACCTGTCTGCCTCTTTTA
Protein-coding regions in this window:
- a CDS encoding GNAT family N-acetyltransferase, with the translated sequence MLTLKGEKVYLRALEPEDLDFVHKIENNEDFWEISATQSPYSKFLIRQYIENAHRDIYDIKQLRLVICTKRGRQVGLIDVFDLEPRDKRAAIGILIANKKDRKKGFGSESLSLLCDYCFTHLGLHQVYANVTANNGDSQRVFENNGFRKVGLKKDWTLFNGEFKDEWLYQLISNVH